TTTCAGTCCCATGCATAACCAACCCCAGAGAGTGAGAGATGGAGGTTTCAGTCCCACCTCAAATAAAGCAGCCGGAGAAGTTTGTTAGCCTGGTTCCCTTGGCTGATGGCTATGGCTCAACCCATGGTTGGTAGCCAGTGACAAGACactctctcacacagacacacacagtcATACATGCACACTGCTGATGATATATGATATATATGCTGAAAGCGTGTACTGGTTGATTTGGACGTGGGCTTAGAGGCCTCTTGAAGGAACCCTGAATGGAATGGAATAGATGGCTGGTGAAGTGGCACACTATCTAGCTAAGCTAAGCTAAGCTTGAAACCTACCACCATATCCCACTTGTCTCTTAGCTAGCTAGAAAGAAAGAGGTGTGTTGTGCATGCGTGGTGCTGGGCTAGCGCTATAAAATGGTGCAACTATTGGTTGCCTAAGCCATCCACCATTGTGTTCCAGCTTGCATTCGGCACATCGTGTTcgtgttagagagagagggagagagatctcaTCCATGGCTAGAGAgatggagaaggcaaggaaggcCACCTCCCCTAAGGTTAGTTAGGAAATgcaacaatgcatgcatgcatcccgTTGCCTCTGCGGTTCTAGCTAAGCTAGGGTTCATCAGCTGGGACTTGGTTTCCGGCCCTTAGACGTGCATTGATCATGGAAACATTTGGTTGGTATTTGCAGCATGTTCAATGGATTCTCAGCTTGGCTGTCATTTGCAGAGCATTTTGGTTCTAGCATATGGGTGAAGGCTTAAGATCGACTTCGCCTTGAACATGCAAATTCTTCCACTAGTTGTAATGCAAATTCTTTCACTAGTTGTAGTTATTAATAAGTATATTGCATGTCTAGCTTGATCTTTTCTAGTTACACGTACGTCATTTTGTATACATGTCAGTTACTTTCAAGTTAGTTAAAGCCTTTCTAAGCAAGCCCCTGGCGATTTTGGGTTAGCTTGGGTATCATTTTCCCTACTTTTTCTTGAACGTACGTCATTTTGTATACTAGTCAAGGCAAGCTACGCTTTGCTTGTCGGCTTGCACATATTTATGTTCTGTCACTCACGGTTTAAAAAATACTTATCTTATAgttttcttaagttgaacttttatTGGAGTTAATTTGTTATGCTTGATTTTAAAAAGTTGTTATTTGTTTCCTGCAGAGCTCATCAACTAGTCCAGGCCCGAAAAGCCCAGCAAGGAGTGGAGGGTCCCCTCCTCATAAAAAGAACGTCACCGAGGTACTAATAAATTTGTAGGACTGGCGTGCACATCCATGCATCTAGTAATGTAGCGcatctcttcttcttttcttttttgacaGTGACATATCTTTAGTATGTACACTAAAGAGATGGGACTGAAAACTTTTAGGGGTGCAACATCTCATTTCATCTAACCAGCTAGAGTCTTTCCCTATGAAAGCATTTTCATAGGGGTACTTCTATGATTTTTTATAAATTACGATTCCAAATCATGTTTCGGCTAATTATCTCAGTATGTCCTTTTCAGGCACGACCAAAAAATGAGCAGCAAAACTTCCGTAAAGGCGGTCAAGACTCGGCAACTCATGATGAGAGCAAACGACGTTCACCAACTTCACAAACCTCACCCAAGGTTCATTTCAAACATTTACAGAGATAAATTAATTAACCCTAACAGAAGTACTAGCACAAACTGGTGACAATATGCAGACAAGTATCCTGAAACTTTCATTTAAATTAATTTCCTATCAGAGATCGACAAAACACGAGCAGCCGCTGAGCTACTGCAGGCTTCACACCGAGGAGCGGGCCATAAGGCGAGCTGGCTACAATTACCAGGTTATAGAGATGCACATTCCCTTTGCCATAACAATGGCCCTTATATACCCTTCTACTTTGAGAAACTAATAAGCTGTAAGAAACTTACAGATTGCAAGCAAGATAAATACCGAGGAAATTATTCGGAGATTTGAGGACAAGTTATCACAGGTGAATAACACATTTCGGAGGCATATATGTTTTGCCtattttttttttttagaaaaggaggatgacccccggcctctgcaatGTTTTGCCTATTTGGTTGGGTCATATAATAAGCAGGTTTCTTTTACAAATAGGTGATGGAGGAGCGCGAAATCAAGATGATGAGGAAGGAGATGGTTCCAAAGGCCCAACTTATGCCAGCATTTGACAAGCCATTCCATCCACAAAGGCAATTATCACATACATAACTGATCATATCATTAACCTGTCCCGCTGATATTGTTGAGCAAACTTATCATTAATCAATCGAATAAGAAGTGGGTCACTCGATCTATCACTAGGTGTAGAACAGAATGTGGACATTAATGAAGGAACAAAACATAGCATATACTTAAAGAAAACTAGTGGATGGATATACATATGCATCATTCACCGTTGAATAGAAACGGGAACTTGCTTGGAGCCAACAACCCTTGCATGCCTATGTAATCGGCTAGCTTTAATTTGATTTTTTttggtactagtagtagtacacaAAGTGGGGACTAGTTAACAAGCAGTTAGCGATATGATTGATTAATTCAGTGCTagagtatactccctccgttcctccgttcgtgaataagtgtacatctagtttTTGTTCCAAgttaaagttttaaaattttgaccaactttataaaaaatagtagtaacatatgacatcaaattggtatattatcaaagtacatttcaaaacggatctagtgatactaatttacTGTCGTAAATGCTTTTACTTTTCTCTagaaagttggtcaaagttttaaaactttgacttaagacaaaagttAGATGTatacttattcgcggacggagggagtatattcaaGGAACAAAGATGGACAGACATGGTGATTGAATGAAATTGTGACGTTGACGTGCGTGCAGGTCGAGGAGGCCCCTCACCGTCCCCAAGGAGCCGAGCTTCCTGAGGCTCAAGTGCTGCATCGGCGGCGAGTTCCACCGCCACTTCTGCTacaactccggcggcggcgccaaggCCGTCAACTGATGATGCGAGACCGATGAAAGATGGACCGTACGTGAAGGGAAGAACTGTATTTTTGCCGCTCGCTCCGTCAGTTGATGTGCATGCTGCCGTGTCATGCACCCATGCAtggcctgcatgcatgcatgcgcgcgTAGTCTTACGTAGTGCCAATATTCAACCGCTTGCTTTTGCGCCCGATCGTTTTCACGCCACGTACATAGCCAATAGTGCTTCCTTTTTCTATCTCTTCTTTTCTTGATTTCTCTTACTTTGTTCCTTTCAATTTCGCCACTAAAGACTAGGAGGATAAAGAAAGTCTCGATGGGTCATCAGGatgtaatgcatgcatgcatgctggctTTACGTATGTGTGTCTCTCGATCTGGTGATGATAATGATAAAAGCTCCGCATTTGCAACCATGAGCGTCGTCGTTTTGCTTTGCTCCATCTCCATCCAGGAGTAGTGAAGAACCATGCATGCTTACCTCGTTTGAtatccatgtgtgtgtgtgtgttctctgAGAGGCAGACATATACACGTCCAGGTCGCTTTCACGGAGGAAATTCAACTCTTGACTCAGATCTGAAACTGAAAGCAGTCATTTGGATCTGAATTTCAACCCAGGCATGCTCGATCGCCTCATGCATGCATATATGCTTTCCACCGAATTGGATCGAAGTGGGCTGGGATTTTCTTTCTAGCGTTTATAGCACCATATTGTATTTCGTGCTTGCTCACCGACAAGCTGACGCAAGCTTGAGCTCACCAGAAAAATATTTTAAGATGGATATTAGCTAGCGAAAGGCAGGGGAGTACAGTTTACTTAGtggaagcatgcatgcatgcatgtcgacGCATGCAACTTGAACAAATGACTCCAACTAATAATAATGCCCGGATGCATACGTGAAAGATGGAGGGACTGGATATGGATGATTAGGTAGGCTTGTGATGAACGCATGCACGCACATCCCTTTCAGGGTAAAAGCTCCATTTTATTCCAAAATGTATGTATCCCAGGGTTGGAACACTACGACAACGACGCCATGCACAAAGGGTTtgaacacctctctctctctctctctcctggtaCCGTCCGTGGGCTAGTTGGGCCCGATAAGCTGGACCGGCCCGTTGGCAGAAGTAGTCACTGTTGCTAAAAAAAAGCAGCGGGGGCACCGTAGCGTTTCACTGTATCGGGATAGGGTACTGTAGCGAGGCGAGTACTGCAGGGCGTGGTTTACTGTAGCAGTCGTTCAAAAATCTGCAACCACATTTTggaaaaggtgaacattttttgaaaacacaaatTTTATTCAGTTTCTGACCACTCTAatggaaaagtgaacaaatttTATTCAGTTTCTGACCACTCTAATGGAAAAGTGAACAATTTGTACAcattttgacaatttttttggaaaaatagtaTTCTTTTTAAATTTCAACCATTTCTTCAAAATTGTGAAGAACTTGCAAATTCTGAACAATTTCTGAAAAAGTGGACATTTTTCTGAAAATGTCGTATTAAAAAATATGAAGAAATTTAAAAATATGAACAATATTTTGAAACTCTGAATTTTTTGtttaaaaaatatttttgaaattttcaacATTTTTTGAAGATTCTGATCTTTGAAAAGAATCCCTTTTTTTAACATGAGCAAAATATTGAAATTTCAAACTTTATGgtttagattttttttaaaacttatgaattagaaaagcaagaaaaagaaaagaaaactataaaacCAAAAGAAAACCAGTACAAACAGACACATGAAAAACCTAGTAAAAGCTGAACAGAATCTTTTGGAATGTTCCTAAAACCGGAATATTTGTGCTACCGTTAAATGGGTGGACCCAATCTCCACGACCGGTCGCTTGTGCCTGTGTGTTGCGCCGACAGTTTCACGCAAGATGTGTCCAATAAGAAATGCGCCGGAAGAAAACAGGAAAGACAACACCAAATCGGTGCACTGATTTCATTTAAGCCTGGTGCAGAACCATCTTTGTGGTGAGGCCAGACTAGGCTATTAGCCATGCAGGCCGGCGTGTTTGTTCGCGCGGAGCCAGAGGAGCAAGTGATGAGAGGATGCTGCCAATTCTTATTTCGCACCTTAAGCGCCAGCTTTAGTGCTTTCCACCAATTGGCGCACACCCCCTCTCAAACTTGGGCTCGATCCATTTACATCTTTATTTCGTCTTCTTAATTGTGTCAATGTTTTTAGGAAATATCGCTCGACCATGCCAACTAACGACGGTAGTAGACCTTGGTATGATAGTTCCTATATGAGCGGACCCATGTAGGTTTTTTCACACTCGCTTTGGGAATAATCTAGAAGGTCACATCGGTATTTTATCGGGCAGTTTCTCTAGGGTTTTCCAGGTCGtatttttgtttggttttttccttttcctttttagttttagtttttatttccttgtttttatcattttcatttttttccaaatttgtgaaattTTCTCATATTTGGATTGTTTTGAATTCGTGTATAATTTTTTTCCAAAGTCTTGAAATTCTTTAAAATCCATGAACCTTTCTAAaattgataaacattttttaaatttgcgaGCATTTTTTGAAGTTCTTGAACTTTCTTCAAATCCATACATTTTTTCGTATTCGTGAACTTTTGAAAGTTGCaaacttttttgaatttgtgaaccatTGTCAAAACGATGAATTTTCGTTAAATTTGTGAAGTTTTTTTCTTCTAAATTTGCATATTTTCCAATTTCATGAACTTGTTTTGGAGAAGTCAACGATCAACTATCGAACAACCAAATGGTGAACAGTCAAACCGTACAGTTATCAACCTATCCAACCTTGTTCTTAGAATCAACATGTCAAACTAAGCGAGCCAGGAATTCGCATGTTGGGTCGGCCCACGCGAGGATGTGCATTAGGGCCACTTGGGTAACTTGGCGCTTAAGGCGCCAAACGTGAGCTCTTGAGGATAGTGGGCTAGCTCCATGGGCTAGGGGGCCGCACTGTTCATGCAGGCCTCTTGCTGGAGTAGGAGGCCCGTCGGAGAATAACTAAGGTGCCTTGGAGGACAAGTTGCGAACCCCTACAACCAACCATGCATAACTCGGTTGGGATCCTTGTAACCTTAGGTCTCATCATCCTTTATAAGGTGAGACCAAGGGATAGCTTAGTGAGCGACCATGCCTTTTCCCTTTTGAATGGGGGTCAACCATCTCCTAAAATAACATCTGAGGAATCAAtgacctgagataaactttagtaaCCATCTTCAGTtgcactaaccacattgtcatcataCCAAATAACAACTTAGGAACAAGTTTTCAACATATGGTGGAAACAACAAGAAGGATGTACCCTTTTTCAGTGGGGTTCATGGAAAAAATGTGTCGGATGTTGTAGGCAACGACTATACTGTCGATTCTTGGCTTGAGCACAACGAGAACAATGTGATCTAGAATGAAACCGCAAAGCTCGTACTCGGGTGCTTAACTGAAAATTGAATTACACGTTGTTAGATATTGCAAAGAAAGAAGTGTCTGGAGATTTCGAGCACTTATTTCACATTGTTACTAGAGGTAAAAGAATATGAAGTAATTTGAAAAATATGAACATTATTTTGAAACTCTGAATTTTTtgtttaaaaatatttttgaaattttcaacATTTTTTGAAGATTCTGATCGTTGAAAAGAATCCATTTTTTTAAACATGAGCAAAATATTGAAATTTCAAACTTTatggttttgattttttttaaaaacttatGTATTacgaaagcaagaaaaagaaaagaaaactataaaaccaaaagaaaacaagtaCAAAAACACACATGAAAAACCTAGTAAAAGCTGAACAGAATCTTTTGGAATGTTTCTAAAACCGGAATATTTGTGCTACCATTAAATGGGTGGACCCTATCTGCACGACCGGTCGCTTGCGCCTGTGTGTTGCGCCGACAGTTTCACGCAACATGTGTCCAATAGGAAATGCGCCGGAAGAAAACAGGAAAGACAACACCAAATCGGTGCACTGATTTCATTTAAGCCTGGTGCAGAACCATCTTTGTGGTGAGGCCAGATTAGGCCATTAGCCATGCAGGCCGGCGTGTTTGTTCGCGCGGAGCCAGAGGAGCAAGTGATGAGAGGATGCTGCCAATTCCTATTTCGCGCCTTAAGCACCTGTTTTAGTGCTTTCCACCAATTGGCGCACACCCCCTCTCAAACTTGGGATCGACCCATTTACATCTTTATTTCGTCTTCTTGATTGtgtcaatttttttaggaaatatcGCTTGACCATGCCAACTAACGATGGTAGTAGACCTTGGTATGATAGTTCCTATATGAACGGGCCCATGTAGGTTTTTTCACACCGGCTTTGGGAATAATCTAGAAGGTCACATCGGTATTTTCTCGGGCAGTTTTCTCTAGGGTTTTCCAGGTCGTATTTTTGTTTgggtttttccttttccttttccttttcctttttagtttttatttccttgtgtttttcat
This window of the Triticum aestivum cultivar Chinese Spring chromosome 5D, IWGSC CS RefSeq v2.1, whole genome shotgun sequence genome carries:
- the LOC100873148 gene encoding protein TPX2, which gives rise to MAREMEKARKATSPKSSSTSPGPKSPARSGGSPPHKKNVTEARPKNEQQNFRKGGQDSATHDESKRRSPTSQTSPKRSTKHEQPLSYCRLHTEERAIRRAGYNYQIASKINTEEIIRRFEDKLSQVMEEREIKMMRKEMVPKAQLMPAFDKPFHPQRSRRPLTVPKEPSFLRLKCCIGGEFHRHFCYNSGGGAKAVN